The following is a genomic window from Methanoculleus thermophilus.
CCTGAAGCGATCCCGAGAATATCTGGAGGTTCTTAAAGAGACCTGTCACGCGCCACGGAGCATAGTTGCGAAAGATACAGGTAACGACGATGCCGAAGACAAATGCGACGATGAATCCGAGCATCGGGGAGATGACGATGAAAAGGATGACCGCGAGGATGCCGCTGACATGCAAAAGCCCTGCCGCAATGGCGAGCGGTATGGCCACCGTCACCCCGATGATTCCGCCGAGGAGGAGGTGCCAGGGCTTGAACTCGCCCCTCCAATGCGTAAATGCTCCCACGGCAACCGCACCGAGGATGATACCAATAATCCCATAGAAGGCGGTCTGCTCAATCATCGTGAGCGACGGCCAGATGACCGCTCCCACTCCGGCACCTGCAATGCCGGCACCAAGAAGCCCCCCGATCAAGGCATGGCTGCTCGATACCGGAATCCCGAGAAGAGATGTCGCAAGAACCCAGAGCACCGCACCGACAAGGGCCGTGAGGATCAGTGTTGGGGTGAGAAACGAGGAATCAACGATACCCCTTCCGATGGTCGCCGCAATCGCTGTCGTGAAGAGGAGGGGGCCAAGGAGGTTGAAGACCCCGGCAAGGAGGACCGCCTGCAGAGGGGTTAAGGCCTTGGTCGCGACGATTGTTGCGATCGAGTTTGCGGCATCGTTCAAGCCGTTTGCAAAATTAAAAAGGAGGGCAAGAGCAATGCCGATGATGATTATGTCCATAGCGATCAGGAGTGTCTGATGGCTATGTCGCTCAGGACGTTTGCGACATCTTCACATTTATCAGTCGCTATTTCCAGATTCTCGTAGATATCCTTGAGCTTGATGATGGCGATCGCATCCTCTGTCTTGAAGAGATCCATGATGGCATGACCGAGGACACTGTCCGCGACATTCTCTAGGCGATTCACCTCAATGCACCGCTCCTCGATCAGGTTCGGATTCTTGATGGTTCGAATGCCGTTGACGGCCTTCTCAATCTCGACAACACTGAGTTGTATCAGTTTTGCAAGCTGAACCATCGAGTCGTCAGTGGCAGTAATACCATAACTGTACATCTGCTGTGCGGTACCGTCGATGTAGTCGATGATGTCATCCAGCGCTGAGGCAAGGCGGGATATCTCTTCCGGTTCGAGTGGTGTGATGAAAGTTCGATTCAACTGCTCATAGATCTCGTGTGATATCTCATCTCCCTGATGTTCGATCTCTTTCATTCGTTGGCACTGCTCTTTCACATTCTCGAAGTTTTCAACGAGTTCAACGAGCAGATTGGCGGCAGAGACGACTGTCGCGGCCATTCTGTCGAAGAGATCAAAAAAAACCTTATCCTGAGGGACTACCCACTCTTTGATGCCCACAATGATCGCTATAGATTTTTCCGTCAGGGCCTATATAGCGTTCGGTTGTGGCACCTGCACGGTATGACAGGAGAGAATGAAATGGATTGATTGGGCCAGTACGCCGAAGGCGGGGCATCGTGACCTGGCCTCATAACGACTTGAATGCTCCAGGACCACCTGTATAATCGCAACGGTTATTCCTGGACTCTCACAAGATTATTACGGATGAAGTCAAGATCATCGTCCTTTGCTGCGATCTCGAAGAGCATAGTCCCGGGGTTGGCGCAGCGCTTCGTAAATGGCAGCAGGATCTTCTTCTTCTTGTTCTGAATGCCAACGAGCATCGGGGATGCTAGGAGCATCCGGATACCTTTGAAGACAAAGCCCGGGGGCATCTCATAATATTCCTTGCAGTGCTTTCGCACGTAGTCGTTTACCTCCTTGGGGGTTACGCCCATGAGGAGCACCTTTCCGCCAAGGTTATTCACGCAACACGATGGCATCACTATTTTGTTCGCTTGTATACGAATAAACTTTTGCTTATCCAGGTCTCCAGGCCCGGGCGGTATCTCCGAAAGAACCTACCGCTCTCGACCGCAGTGATGGAATGGACGAGTGAGTGTTCTCTTGGCGTATCCCCATCGTTGAGGAAAAGATTATCGTATGCCGAACGAACAAGCCTCTCATGAAGCCGCATGGGATGTCCGGCCGCCCACCCGGTGCACAATTCTACCTCCTGCTGGCTTTATCCGCTCTCCTCCTCATCCCCTGCTTTGCTTCGGCCGCAACACCCCCGCCGCTCCCGGATCATGTCATCTCGGTATCGGACGACACCCTCTCCCGGAGTGAAGACCTCGAGATCTCCGCCGTATGGGATCGGGATGTGAGTCTCTACCGTCCTCCGGAGAGCCTCTATCTACAGATCTACAGCGCCTCCTCCGGCTCGCTCATCGCAGGGTATACAATCCCGGAGGACAAACATGCAGCATCTGAAGAGAACATACGGTACTTCCGCGGGCTTATCCCCTCCTCGGAGCTGCCTGCGGACAGGCTCACGCTCGTCGTGACTGACCCGGTCTCCGGCGCTGATGCTCGTATGCTGGTCAACGTCACCGAGACAGGGCCGGATTTCCCGGATGTCCATATGCAGAGGTCTGCTGATACTCTCTTCGCCCTGGTTGCTGTGTTCCTCCTGATTCTCCTCAGTACCGTTCTGGGCCTCCTGATCAGGCGGTCGTGAGGAAAGACCGCTCAAGGGACCGCGATTCTATCGGATCTTCACCATCGGTTTACTTAATGTCTGCGGCAACCAACTAGTATTAAAGTGATACGCGAACCGTCAGTCAAAAAAGTCCTCTACTGGTGCGATCAGTGCAACGTCCCTCTCATTGGACGCACCTGTGCCTGCAAGACGCGCACAAGAGAGGTTCCGCTCCTGCAGCCGTACGATGTCCGCCCCGCCCTTGCGGCGGATATGGCTCTCATCCGGCGGCTTCTTGCGGAGCGGTTCGGTGATGTCCCCCTGCCCCACGTCGTGCTCTTAAACAAGACCGGGGGCACCGACCGGGCCGACCTCGTGATCGTGCACGGCGAGCGGTTCGGCTGGCTCACGTTCGATCCGGTCTCCCGAAAATTCAGCCTTGATATCGCTCCCGAAGCCCTCTCGTACATCCTGCCGCATGCAACCCGGGGGATCATCGACCTTGAGGCCGAACCCGCAGTGATTGCCCATCGGGGGCGTATCGGTGGAAAACGATTCCCCTTAAAAGACCCTGTTCCCGACGGGACGGTCATCGTCGCCTACAAGAACCGGTTCGGCACCGGTGTCGTCAGGGACGGCCAGGTCCGGGTGAAGGACCTCGCCCCCATCACACCCCGGACCCGGTCCAATCCGGACTGGGAAGTGGTGATCGAGAAGAACCGCTACCACTTAAAGAACCTTGAGAGGAATGCAATCCGGACCATCAAGAAGCACATGAACGACCGGCCGTGCGTCAACGTCTCGTTCTCCGGCGGCAAGGACAGCACCGCCGTCCTCCATCTCGCCCGAAAGGCCGGGGTGGAGAAGGCGTTCTTCATCGATACCGGGATCGAACTCCCCGAGACGGTGGAGTTCGTGGCCTCTCAGGGAGTCGAGATCATCCAAAAAGGCGGCGACTTCTTCCAGGCGGTCGAGAAGGCCGGGCCGCCTGGGAAGGACCACCGCTGGTGCTGCAAACTCTTAAAACTTCACCCCTTAAAGATCTACCTCGCCGGCACCGGCCCCTGCGTCACGATCCAGGGGAACCGGTGGTATGAGTCCTGGAACCGGGCTGAGCTCGACGAGACAAGTCAGAATCCGGCAAATCCGCTGCAGTTGAATATCTCACCGATCCGGAGCTGGCGGGCGCTCGAGGTCTTCCTTTACCTCTGGTGGCAGAAGGTCCCAATAAACCCGCTTTACGATATGGGCCTTGAGCGGATAGGCTGTTACCTCTGCCCGGCGGCACTCGAGAGCGAGTACGAGGGTCTCCGCGTGATGCACCCTGAACTGACAGACCGCTGGGACGAATTCCTTATCAGGTGGGCGGAGAAGAATGGGCTGCCGGAGGCCTATCACCGCTGGGGACTCTGGCGGTGGCGGGCACTGCCCCCGAAGATGCGCGAACTCTGCAGGGAGTGGGGTATCGGCGTGAATGACGACTTCACTCTGAAGGAGGACCCGGCAAGAAAGAGGGCGGAGGTGGCAACGACGAAGACGATGGAGACCCATAAGCCGGCACCGCCGGCCGAGACTGAGTTTACTCCCGATCAGATCCGGAAGGACTTCCCGATCCTCGGCGACATCATATACCTCGACAATGCAGCGACGAGTTTCTCACCGGAACCGGTGGTGAATGCATTCGTCGAGTTCGAGCACAATTACCGGGCGAACGTCGGGCGGGGTGTCCACCGCCTGACCCGGATCGCGACGCAACGCTACTGGCACGCCCACGAGAAGGTGGCCCGGTTCATCGGCGGGGAGGCGGGGTTGACGGTCTTTACGAAGAACGCCACCGAGGCAATAAACATGGTCGCGCAGGGGCTCTCTTGGAAGCCGGGTGACCGTGTGGTGACCACAATCCTGGAGCACCACTCAAACCTCCTCCCCTGGCGGATGCTGGCAAAGCAGGGGGTCGCGCTCGACGTGATCGGGATCGACGCCGATTATGAGCTCGATCTTGCGGCGCTTGAGAAGATCCTCTCCGGGGGCAGCGTCCGGCTCGTCGCCGTCACTCACGCCTCAAACGTCCTCGGCGTGGTAACGCCGATCCAGAAGATCGCAAACCTCTGCCGGGAGCACGGCGCCCTCTTCCTGGTGGACGGAGCGCAGTCCCTGCCGCACATGCCGGTCAACGTGCGAGACCTCGG
Proteins encoded in this region:
- a CDS encoding inorganic phosphate transporter, which codes for MDIIIIGIALALLFNFANGLNDAANSIATIVATKALTPLQAVLLAGVFNLLGPLLFTTAIAATIGRGIVDSSFLTPTLILTALVGAVLWVLATSLLGIPVSSSHALIGGLLGAGIAGAGVGAVIWPSLTMIEQTAFYGIIGIILGAVAVGAFTHWRGEFKPWHLLLGGIIGVTVAIPLAIAAGLLHVSGILAVILFIVISPMLGFIVAFVFGIVVTCIFRNYAPWRVTGLFKNLQIFSGSLQAIGHGGNDAQNAMGIITAMLLAGGLISEFAVPLWVILASSLAISLGTLLGGWRVIDKMANRITRIRPYQGFAASTSAGGVLSLMNVFGVPVSTTHATTGAIMGVGATRGYSAVKWGVVREILIAWVLTIPASAVVAGLCYIVGYALIGGVF
- a CDS encoding DUF47 domain-containing protein, whose amino-acid sequence is MGIKEWVVPQDKVFFDLFDRMAATVVSAANLLVELVENFENVKEQCQRMKEIEHQGDEISHEIYEQLNRTFITPLEPEEISRLASALDDIIDYIDGTAQQMYSYGITATDDSMVQLAKLIQLSVVEIEKAVNGIRTIKNPNLIEERCIEVNRLENVADSVLGHAIMDLFKTEDAIAIIKLKDIYENLEIATDKCEDVANVLSDIAIRHS
- a CDS encoding DUF1894 domain-containing protein, whose product is MPSCCVNNLGGKVLLMGVTPKEVNDYVRKHCKEYYEMPPGFVFKGIRMLLASPMLVGIQNKKKKILLPFTKRCANPGTMLFEIAAKDDDLDFIRNNLVRVQE
- a CDS encoding aminotransferase class V-fold PLP-dependent enzyme, giving the protein MIREPSVKKVLYWCDQCNVPLIGRTCACKTRTREVPLLQPYDVRPALAADMALIRRLLAERFGDVPLPHVVLLNKTGGTDRADLVIVHGERFGWLTFDPVSRKFSLDIAPEALSYILPHATRGIIDLEAEPAVIAHRGRIGGKRFPLKDPVPDGTVIVAYKNRFGTGVVRDGQVRVKDLAPITPRTRSNPDWEVVIEKNRYHLKNLERNAIRTIKKHMNDRPCVNVSFSGGKDSTAVLHLARKAGVEKAFFIDTGIELPETVEFVASQGVEIIQKGGDFFQAVEKAGPPGKDHRWCCKLLKLHPLKIYLAGTGPCVTIQGNRWYESWNRAELDETSQNPANPLQLNISPIRSWRALEVFLYLWWQKVPINPLYDMGLERIGCYLCPAALESEYEGLRVMHPELTDRWDEFLIRWAEKNGLPEAYHRWGLWRWRALPPKMRELCREWGIGVNDDFTLKEDPARKRAEVATTKTMETHKPAPPAETEFTPDQIRKDFPILGDIIYLDNAATSFSPEPVVNAFVEFEHNYRANVGRGVHRLTRIATQRYWHAHEKVARFIGGEAGLTVFTKNATEAINMVAQGLSWKPGDRVVTTILEHHSNLLPWRMLAKQGVALDVIGIDADYELDLAALEKILSGGSVRLVAVTHASNVLGVVTPIQKIANLCREHGALFLVDGAQSLPHMPVNVRDLGCDFLCFAGHKMFGPTGTGVLWMRDLLLEPPTLGGGMVTSVTVEGYDPAEGYQRYEAGTPNVGGGIALGVAVDYLAAIGMEKIHRHEERLTARLIEGLSAIDGVTVYAGKDPHTRIGVVSFTIDGIHPQEVAQMLDEEADIMVRSGHHCCQPLMEHLGLPEGTVRASMAAYTTEQEIDLLIAAVDEISRGR